The Bacillus carboniphilus genome contains a region encoding:
- the rplE gene encoding 50S ribosomal protein L5, whose product MNRLKDKYQKDITPALMSKFEYKSVMQVPKIEKIVINMGVGDAVQNSKALDSAVEELTLIAGQKPLITKAKKSIAGFRLREGMPIGAKVTLRGERMYEFFDKLIAVALPRVRDFRGISKKSFDGRGNYTLGVKEQLIFPEIDYDKVTKVRGMDIVIVTTANSDEEARELLTQFGMPFQK is encoded by the coding sequence TTGAACCGCCTTAAAGATAAGTATCAAAAAGACATTACACCTGCTCTAATGAGCAAGTTTGAATATAAATCAGTGATGCAAGTTCCGAAAATCGAAAAGATTGTAATCAATATGGGTGTTGGTGATGCTGTGCAAAACTCAAAAGCTCTTGATAGCGCAGTGGAAGAACTAACGCTAATAGCTGGTCAAAAACCATTGATTACTAAAGCGAAAAAGTCAATTGCAGGTTTCCGCTTGCGTGAAGGGATGCCAATTGGTGCAAAAGTAACGCTTCGTGGAGAGCGTATGTATGAATTCTTTGACAAACTAATTGCTGTTGCTTTACCTCGTGTACGTGACTTTAGAGGGATTTCTAAGAAATCTTTTGACGGTCGTGGTAACTACACATTAGGTGTTAAAGAACAATTGATCTTCCCTGAAATTGATTACGATAAAGTAACGAAAGTACGCGGTATGGATATTGTAATTGTAACTACTGCAAATTCAGACGAAGAAGCTCGTGAATTGCTAACTCAATTCGGCATGCCGTTTCAAAAATAA